One part of the Carassius gibelio isolate Cgi1373 ecotype wild population from Czech Republic chromosome B6, carGib1.2-hapl.c, whole genome shotgun sequence genome encodes these proteins:
- the LOC127959804 gene encoding uncharacterized protein LOC127959804 — translation MRNIYRVLASQYDPLGYIIPFTTRAKTLVRQLWVKEREWDDPLLPSDLLKAWQKWEAELEHLPLITIPRCYVSAMLDIPEAERELHIFCDASETAYGSVAYLRTEHQGLVELAFIHARSRVSPKRQQSMPRLELCAALTGAQLAKILHNEISLEIRNTFLWSDSTTVLTWLKSESCRFKVFVGTRVSEIQELTEGYCWRYVDSGNNVADDITRGKTLLELSQPNRWYKGPDFLYLPPATWPESPAIGLNEDPTELRNTKFCGLTLTCTGLSLPDATQFSTFEELLEATCRSSQGLVGETGDPGALEYQQSESSLLKQAQLDSFPTEYQALTNGKPIPLSSSLLTLSPELDKTTALIRVGGRLRQTTNLSYSTLHPIVLDPKHPITRLLIKQYDTKLGHPGPERVFAEMRRHYWILRGRQAIRRHQHSCVECQKWRAKPKIPKWQSFPPPDSA, via the coding sequence ATGAGAAATATCTACCGTGTTCTCGCCAGCCAGTACGACCCCTTAGGCTACATTATACCTTTCACAACCAGGGCTAAAACCTTAGTGCGACAACTGTGGGTGAAGGAAAGAGAATGGGATGACCCCCTTCTTCCATCAGATCTGCTAAAAGCCTGGCAAAAATGGGAAGCAGAACTAGAACATCTACCACTGATCACCATACCTCGGTGTTATGTGTCAGCCATGCTGGATATCCCAGAGGCAGAACGAGAACTTCACATCTTCTGTGACGCCTCTGAGACAGCCTATGGATCAGTAGCATACCTTCGTACTGAACACCAAGGCCTAGTGGAATTGGCATTTATCCATGCCAGATCAAGAGTATCTCCAAAAAGGCAACAATCAATGCCTAGGCTTGAACTTTGTGCTGCCCTCACTGGAGCGCAGTTAGCCAAGATACTTCATAATGAGATATCATTGGAAATTAGGAACACATTCTTGTGGAGTGACTCAACAACAGTACTCACTTGGCTAAAATCAGAGTCCTGCAGATTTAAAGTTTTTGTAGGAACCAGAGTAAGCGAGATACAAGAACTCACAGAAGGTTACTGCTGGCGCTATGTAGATTCAGGAAACAACGTTGCAGATGACATCACACGTGGCAAAACCTTGCTTGAATTATCCCAACCCAATCGATGGTATAAAGggccagacttcctctacctacCACCCGCAACATGGCCAGAAAGTCCTGCCATTGGGCTGAATGAGGACCCCACCGAGCTTCGTAACACAAAGTTTTGTGGCCTTACTTTGACTTGTACTGGATTATCACTGCCAGATGCTACCCAGTTCTCGACCTTCGAAGAACTTCTGGAAGCTACTTGCAGATCCAGTCAGGGGTTGGTGGGGGAAACGGGTGACCCAGGAGCACTGGAGTACCAGCAGTCTGAATCAAGTCTTTTGAAGCAAGCCCAATTAGACAGTTTCCCTACAGAATATCAGGCCCTAACAAATGGCAAGCCAATCCCTTTGTCCAGTAGTCTGCTCACTTTGTCACCAGAGTTGGATAAAACGACTGCACTCATCCGTGTAGGAGGAAGACTGCGGCAAACTACCAACCTGAGTTACAGTACTCTGCATCCCATAGTCTTGGACCCAAAACACCCGATTACCCGCCTCCTTATAAAGCAGTATGATACCAAACTCGGCCATCCTGGTCCAGAAAGGGTCTTTGCAGAAATGCGAAGACATTACTGGATACTCAGAGGGAGACAAGCAATACGGCGCCATCAGCATTCCTGTGTCGAGTGTCAAAAGTGGAGAGCTAAACCTAAAATTCCAAAATGGCAGAGCTTCCCCCCG